The following coding sequences are from one Planctomycetaceae bacterium window:
- a CDS encoding ABC transporter ATP-binding protein, giving the protein MIPLVTIAGLKTYFKTDEGIVPAVDGVDLVIPRGKTVALVGESGSGKSVTAFSTIQLVAEPGRIVAGKIALHDEQGNVDAVLTDLDPRGKVIRRIRGKRIAMIFQEPMTSLSPVHTVGAQIVEAVRLHTDMTRRQAREHAVAMMERMGIPNADQRFKSYPHEMSGGLRQRVMIAMALSCRPELLIADEPTTALDVTIQAQILELLADLKRDYQMSMLFITHDLGVVAQIADEVVVMYQGRIVERGAVRDIYACPQHDYTKALLASVPSITSQRRRRLSTVADITAGREAAGTAAVQHTVRTDLPPLLSVQNLRKHFPVRKGFWGNVPATIKAVDDVSFDLYRGECLGLVGESGSGKTTVGHCILRAQRPTSGEIQFRIGDDVHDVTRADAGRLRMLRQNMGIIFQDPYSSLDPRMTVQDIVAEPLALAGVRSRGERLDRVREMIVRVGLEPEHLVRFPHAFSGGQRQRIGIARALVLKPSFVMADEPVSALDVSVRAQALNLLQDLQAEMGLSYLFVSHDLSVVRHIADRVAVMYFGRLVELASAEELFANPLHPYTKALLSAVPAPDPGSPMRRIDLGVEPPDPTNPPCACNLFRDCPADRGEPIPPAALQEVSAGHFLRCHE; this is encoded by the coding sequence GTGATTCCCCTCGTGACCATCGCGGGCCTCAAGACTTACTTCAAAACCGACGAAGGCATCGTGCCTGCTGTCGACGGGGTCGACCTTGTAATCCCTCGCGGCAAGACGGTCGCGCTGGTGGGGGAGAGCGGCAGCGGAAAGAGCGTCACCGCGTTTAGCACGATCCAGCTTGTCGCTGAACCGGGGCGGATCGTTGCGGGAAAGATCGCCCTTCACGACGAACAGGGCAACGTCGACGCGGTCCTGACGGATCTCGATCCGCGGGGCAAGGTCATCCGCCGCATCCGCGGCAAGCGAATCGCCATGATCTTCCAGGAGCCGATGACCAGCCTCTCGCCCGTACACACGGTCGGGGCCCAGATCGTCGAGGCCGTCCGCCTGCACACCGACATGACCCGCCGACAGGCCCGCGAGCACGCCGTCGCCATGATGGAGCGAATGGGCATCCCCAACGCCGATCAGCGGTTCAAGTCGTACCCGCACGAGATGAGCGGCGGGCTGCGCCAGCGCGTCATGATCGCCATGGCCCTGTCGTGCCGGCCGGAACTGCTCATCGCCGACGAGCCAACCACGGCTCTGGACGTGACGATCCAGGCGCAGATCCTCGAGCTGCTGGCCGATCTCAAACGCGATTACCAGATGTCGATGCTGTTCATCACGCACGACCTGGGCGTGGTGGCCCAGATCGCCGACGAGGTGGTCGTGATGTACCAGGGCCGCATCGTCGAGCGCGGGGCGGTACGCGACATCTACGCCTGCCCGCAGCACGACTACACCAAGGCGCTGCTGGCGTCGGTGCCCAGCATCACCTCTCAGCGGCGAAGGCGGCTCAGCACCGTCGCCGACATTACCGCCGGGCGAGAGGCCGCCGGCACCGCGGCGGTCCAGCATACCGTCCGGACGGACCTGCCGCCCCTGCTGAGCGTGCAGAACTTGCGAAAGCATTTTCCCGTGCGGAAAGGCTTCTGGGGCAACGTGCCGGCCACTATCAAGGCCGTCGACGATGTCAGCTTCGACCTCTACCGCGGCGAGTGCCTGGGCCTGGTGGGCGAGAGCGGCTCGGGCAAGACGACGGTGGGGCACTGCATCCTGCGGGCGCAGCGCCCGACCTCGGGCGAGATCCAGTTCCGCATCGGCGACGACGTGCATGACGTGACGCGTGCCGACGCCGGCCGCCTGCGCATGCTGCGGCAGAACATGGGCATCATCTTCCAGGACCCGTACTCGTCGCTGGACCCGCGCATGACGGTGCAGGACATCGTCGCCGAGCCGTTGGCGCTGGCGGGAGTCCGCAGCCGCGGCGAACGGCTCGACCGCGTGCGCGAGATGATTGTCCGCGTCGGGCTCGAGCCCGAGCACCTGGTTCGCTTCCCGCACGCCTTCAGCGGCGGGCAACGCCAGCGCATCGGCATCGCCCGAGCGCTGGTGCTCAAGCCCTCGTTCGTGATGGCCGACGAGCCTGTCTCGGCGCTCGATGTCTCCGTTCGGGCCCAGGCGCTGAACCTCCTGCAGGACCTCCAGGCCGAAATGGGCCTGTCGTACCTGTTCGTCTCGCACGACCTGAGCGTGGTGCGCCACATCGCCGACCGGGTGGCCGTGATGTACTTCGGCCGACTAGTCGAACTGGCGTCGGCCGAAGAGCTCTTCGCCAATCCGCTGCATCCGTACACCAAGGCGCTGCTGTCGGCCGTGCCGGCGCCGGACCCGGGTTCGCCCATGCGGCGCATCGACCTGGGCGTCGAACCGCCCGACCCGACGAACCCGCCCTGCGCGTGCAACCTGTTCCGCGACTGCCCCGCCGACCGCGGCGAACCCATACCGCCGGCCGCGCTGCAAGAAGTGAGTGCGGGGCATTTCCTGCGATGCCACGAGTAG